The region GAACACGGAGGCCCGAAATCCTTCGGGGAGTTTCATCGTCGATGCCGCTTCCTTCGCGGGCATTGGAGAGAATTTGTCCTCCGCCAGACTGTTGAAGACTGTTGGAAAGTCATCCGAAGCCCCGGTCTTCTCCGCAGCTTGAACATCCGAGCAGACTGCTACCAAGAACAAGGGGAGCAATATCCGGGAAGTGTGTTGTTGTCGAACGCGCATCGATTCCTCTCCGCTTGTGTCGCTCCAATCCATTCCATGGACGAAACGCGAGCCAAAACTCAGAATCTTGAGAAACGAGAAAAGTTCTCCAACAGTTTACGGTTTTCAGCCGACGTTGACGAACCAGTTGGGGCAATCGGTTCGACAACCGTGACAATCGAACGTACAATCTGTTTCACTCGAATTCCGCGACGAATGAAGTGACACCCATGACCGAACTTGCCGACGTTCCGATGCTTGCTGCCGAACTTCCTGCAGCATTGGCTCCACTTCGCGAGGAAATTCTCGCGGAGTTGGTTTTGCTCAGCCAGATTCCTTCCCCGACCGGTGAGGAAAGTCGCCGCGTCGAGCATATTCTCAACCGTTTCGTTGAAGCCGGCGTGCCTGAAGCGGGTCAGGATGAGAAGGGCAACGCCGCCGGATTTCTTCCCGGGCGTGTCGGCGACCGCACGATCATGGTGGTGGCTCATCTCGACACCATCGTGCCCAGCAACATCGATCACAATGTCGAAGTGTCCTCCGATCGGATCATCGGTCCGGGCATTAGCGACAACGCCACTGGCGCGACGGTCATTTCGATGTTGCCGAACTGTCTCGACCATCTCGGTTTGAAGTTCGATTCAAATATTTCGCTGCTTGGAACGGTCAATTCGCTCGACCGCAGTCACGACAGCGGCTTGCGGTTCCACCTGGAAAACATGGTGCACCCCGTGGACGCCGGTATTTGCGTCGAGGGTGTGCAACTCGGGCGACTCAACTATTTCTCGATCGGCACACTCCGAGGCCGCATCGATTGCGATGTGCGGTTCGAAGGGAACTATCAGTCTCGCAGTTACGGGTCGCAAAGCGCGATCGCCGTGCTGAATCATATTATCAACCGCATCCTAGCCATCGAAGTTCCACAACGGCCGTTCACGAAAATCAGTATTAATCGCGTTCGGGCCGGTGTGAGTTACGATGTGGAACCCGACCACGCGGAACTTGGTTTCGAAGTGAACAGCCACGACGACGCCCGCATCGATCGTATCGAAACGGAGATTCAAGAAATCGTCGCGGAAGTTGCCGCCCGCAATGCCGTGGATGCGAAGCTTGATAGTTTCTTCCGACGCCGAGCTGGTGGGATTGGGTTTTCCCATCCGCTTGTGAAGTCCACGATTGAAGTGATGGAAGCACTCGGTATTTCGCCCGATCAAGGGCATAGCCCTTCGGAACTTTCCGAGTTCATCGCCCGAGGAATTCCCGCGGTCACGCTCGGCATCACCACCGGCGAGAAAAACCGCAAGAAACCCGACTATGTTTACATCGACCCCATCCTGAAAGGTGTTGCCCAAATCGTGGGTGTGTTGCTAGCAATCGATCGGGGAATTGCAGAAGAGGTCACGTAGCAGGAATAACCAATACCCCGTTGCGTTTCCTCGGAGATTTTGCTCGGTTTGCAGGTGCGGCACTTCTTATCCTGATTGCCTTGCCAGCAGCAATGCTTGCGTACAATGCTGGAGACTTCCTGTATTCTCAACCAGACTCGCTAGGAGATTATGGGAACTATACAGAAAGACTTTATATCGTTGCCGGATTCTATCTCAATCCGAATGAGGCACTCATAGGTGATGTACTTTGTTGTGTTGTTTGTTTGATATCTAGCTCACTTCTCATGTATTCGCGACGTCGTTCTTTCTAACTCTCTCAAGACTTTAGCCCCTAGCCGATCATGACTCCCGAACAGTGGCTCCAAGACCGCACTTATCATCATTCCAATTTTTGGAACTTGCGTTGGCTCGTCGAAGAGAAGAAACGCCAGGGACTCACGATCTCACTATGTTTGCCGACATTGAATGAAGCGAAAACCGTCGGCAAAGAAATCATTCTGCTCAAGAGCGAACTCTATGATCGCTATCCTTTGATTGATGAGATTGCCGTCATCGATTCGGGGAGTACTGATGGCACCCGAGAAATCGCGGCGAGTTTCGGAGCCGATGTCTATCTCGCGGAAGACTGTCTTCCCGAACTGGGCAACCGACGGGGGAAAGGTGAGAACCTATGGAAAGCTCTGTATCTACTCAAAGGTGATATTATCGTCTATGTCGATTCGGACATTAACAATATTCACCCGCGGTTCGTCTATGGTTTAATCGGTCCGCTCATCAAAGAACCCGAAGTGCAGTATGTCAAAGCGTTCTATGATCGACCGTTAGCGTTCTCGCAAGGCATTCGTCCCACCGGTGGGGGCCGTGTGACGGAAATCCTAGTTCGTCCGTTGTTTAGTCTGTTCTATCCGGAACTCACGCCAATCATTCAACCACTATCCGGTGAATATGCAGGGCGGCGAAGCATCTTGGAACAGATTCCATTTCCCGTGGGTTATGGTGTCGAAACAGCGATGCTGATTGATATCTACGAGAAACACGGACTCGCAGCTTTTGCACAAACTGACCTCGATACCCGCGTGCATCGCAATCAAGAAACGGTCGCTCTTGGTCGGATGGCGTTTGGGATTCTGCGAGCCTTCTTCAACCGCTTGACCGCTCGGGAACGTGCTCAGTTTCCGTATGAACTTGCAGATATCATGCGACAACCGAAAGTCGATCAAGGCAAGTTTGAACAATCCGAATACAAGATCGAAGAGTTTGAACGCCCGCCAATGGTGGAAATTGCAGCCTATCTGGAGAAATTCCATCAAGCGGCTCAATCCGAGTCCGAGTGAGCCGAGTGACCGATGAATCTTGCGATTCTGCATTACCACCTCAACCCCGGTGGCGTGACGAGAGTGATTGCGAGCCATTTGCTCGCACTGGATTCGATACTCGAAGCCGATGATCGCTGGCGTGTTGTCGTCTTCCATGGCGGACGGGCTGCCGGATGGCCGCCGAATCTTGCAAGCCAGCTCAAACACATCGATCTGGAACTGCATGTCATTCCTGAGTTGGAATACGACGCCGAGCGAACTCATTCCCTCGGTTCAGTTCTCCCGGCAATTGCGAGTCGTTTGAAGTCCTATGGCTTTGAGGCTAGCAATACGCTGTTGCATGTCCACAATCACTCGCTTGGCAAGAATGCGGATCTATTGCCGGCCCTATGCTCGTTGATTCGTGATGGCTACCCGTGTCTATTGCAACCTCATGACTTTGCGGAAGATTTTCGGTCGGCGAACTATCGTCATCTCGTTCACACACTGGGTAGGGATGTTTTCGAGCAGTCGGCATATCCCATTGCCGAGAATGTTCACTATGCTTTGTTGAATCGGCGTGACCGAACAATCTTGCAAACTGCCGGGGTGCCTAGCAAGCAACTTCATTTCCTACCCAACCCAGTTGATGAGGTACCCACTAGCAACCGACAGGAGTCGCGTGAACAACTCGATCAGAAACTAGGCGTGCGAGATTCCGAGACTTATCTTTTGTATCCTGTGCGCGGGATTCGTCGAAAGAATCTCGGAGAATTTGTGCTATGGTCGGAAGTGCTACGAAAGCGAGCGATCAAACTTGGAATCACACTAACACCGCTCAATCCGATTGAGAAGAACTACTACGACTCTTGGAGAAACTACGCTCAAGAACATGCGTTGCCCTGTGTGTTCGGAGCCGGTGACGACAACGGACTCGCATTTGCCGATAATATGGCCGCTGCGGATGCGATTCTCACGACGAGTGTCGCCGAAGGGTTTGGGATGGTGTTCTTAGAGGCGTGGCTAGCGGGTCGTCCGTTGCTCGGACGGAACCTGCCTACCGTGACGGCTGACTTCGAGGATCAAGGCGTCGAGTTTCCAACTCTCTACGATTCTTGCGAAGTCAAAGTTGATTGGTTTGATTTCAAGCGATATCAACGAGTGTTCGGCGATACGGTTTTGGATCTATCAAAGTCTTACGAACGCCTACCACCGAATCCACGCGAAATTCAAACCGCAATCGAGTCACACATCCATGATGGTTGGATTGACTATGGTGATCTCGATGAATTGATGCAGTCTCAAGTGATTGACTTCATCCGCGAGAACAAACCCGCGTGCGAGGAATTTGAAGCCCGTCACGCCGAGGTAATCGAAAGTTTCACGAGTCTGGAGGTAGGGTCGCTCGTGAAGACTAATGCGAATCGGGTTCGAACCGCCTATGGTCTTCAGGCATCCGGGCGGAACCTGTTCGAGATCTATCAATCAGTGATATCATCCGACCCGACGAGTATTGTCGGTCATCTGCCTGCAGAAATGGTCTTGGAGCAATTCTTAGACTATCGAAATTTGCGTCTCA is a window of Thalassoroseus pseudoceratinae DNA encoding:
- a CDS encoding glycosyltransferase family 4 protein, with the protein product MNLAILHYHLNPGGVTRVIASHLLALDSILEADDRWRVVVFHGGRAAGWPPNLASQLKHIDLELHVIPELEYDAERTHSLGSVLPAIASRLKSYGFEASNTLLHVHNHSLGKNADLLPALCSLIRDGYPCLLQPHDFAEDFRSANYRHLVHTLGRDVFEQSAYPIAENVHYALLNRRDRTILQTAGVPSKQLHFLPNPVDEVPTSNRQESREQLDQKLGVRDSETYLLYPVRGIRRKNLGEFVLWSEVLRKRAIKLGITLTPLNPIEKNYYDSWRNYAQEHALPCVFGAGDDNGLAFADNMAAADAILTTSVAEGFGMVFLEAWLAGRPLLGRNLPTVTADFEDQGVEFPTLYDSCEVKVDWFDFKRYQRVFGDTVLDLSKSYERLPPNPREIQTAIESHIHDGWIDYGDLDELMQSQVIDFIRENKPACEEFEARHAEVIESFTSLEVGSLVKTNANRVRTAYGLQASGRNLFEIYQSVISSDPTSIVGHLPAEMVLEQFLDYRNLRLIRT
- a CDS encoding glucosyl-3-phosphoglycerate synthase; protein product: MTPEQWLQDRTYHHSNFWNLRWLVEEKKRQGLTISLCLPTLNEAKTVGKEIILLKSELYDRYPLIDEIAVIDSGSTDGTREIAASFGADVYLAEDCLPELGNRRGKGENLWKALYLLKGDIIVYVDSDINNIHPRFVYGLIGPLIKEPEVQYVKAFYDRPLAFSQGIRPTGGGRVTEILVRPLFSLFYPELTPIIQPLSGEYAGRRSILEQIPFPVGYGVETAMLIDIYEKHGLAAFAQTDLDTRVHRNQETVALGRMAFGILRAFFNRLTARERAQFPYELADIMRQPKVDQGKFEQSEYKIEEFERPPMVEIAAYLEKFHQAAQSESE
- a CDS encoding zinc-binding metallopeptidase family protein, with protein sequence MTELADVPMLAAELPAALAPLREEILAELVLLSQIPSPTGEESRRVEHILNRFVEAGVPEAGQDEKGNAAGFLPGRVGDRTIMVVAHLDTIVPSNIDHNVEVSSDRIIGPGISDNATGATVISMLPNCLDHLGLKFDSNISLLGTVNSLDRSHDSGLRFHLENMVHPVDAGICVEGVQLGRLNYFSIGTLRGRIDCDVRFEGNYQSRSYGSQSAIAVLNHIINRILAIEVPQRPFTKISINRVRAGVSYDVEPDHAELGFEVNSHDDARIDRIETEIQEIVAEVAARNAVDAKLDSFFRRRAGGIGFSHPLVKSTIEVMEALGISPDQGHSPSELSEFIARGIPAVTLGITTGEKNRKKPDYVYIDPILKGVAQIVGVLLAIDRGIAEEVT